CACATTTCCAAGCGAGCAACAACGCGGAAAGCTCAGCGCGGCGGTCGACGTATCTGCGCGCGTCTGACGGGGTTTCCGATCCTATGTGGACCTCGATGTCTGCAGATTCGAGCTCCGCTCGCAATACGCCGTCGCGTGGGCAGATCACCAAGAAATCGGCGACCTCGTCGGCCGCCATCCTCAGCAGCAGCTCCTGCAGATACAGCTCGCCGCCGCCGATGTTCAGGGAGTGGGCAAATACACACACGCGCGGCCTATCCACCGTAAGCTCCGGAGCTGAACGACTCAGATCCCCGAAACTGGCAGCGGAAGGCAACGCCGGCACGGGTACTTGCGCGGCAACGGTCACGACAACACGATTCGACCGCCACGCGGTACCGTCTGCAGCAACTGCTCGCACGGAAATCGAGACCTTGTGATCTGCTTTTCCTGCCGGCAATGCAATTGTCTCGCTGAATCCAGCTCCAACGTCAAACATAACGTCTTGGACCTTCGCAGCAACCACATCGTGGCGAGGCTCGCACCGACGCGCTCGTATCGGTTTCTCGTTGTCAATCTGGATTAGCACAACGTCGGCAGCTCGTTGTCCGATCATCGCCCACCCTGCAACCCTGACAACATTCTGGCTGACCACGTCCCCCTGGCGAGGAAAGTCAAGGTTACCGCTCACGTTTTCGGTGTTTGCTGAGCGTTGCAAGATCCGTCTCAGAGAGAAGCTCCGCGCTCCGTTCAACATTCGAGAGGATCTAGCCTTAAACGTACGACGAACTCGCCCATTGAATGCTGTGGTATAGCTTTTCATGTCACGTAACATAGCTTAGATTTGGCGTAACTGAACTATCACGTGGTCGGTTATGACGACGCTGAAGGATACTGCGAGGAGATAGCTGAGATCCCCAGCAGAATCCGTGTGGCCACAGGGTTGGGTCGGCCACAGAGTCGTGCCTCTTGCCATGGGCGATGGTATTTCGTGGCAGAGTCCGGCCGACTGCGCAAACACCCCCATCGAACGACTCAGGCGATGTCGGATGCAGCCACTATGCGTTCGGTTCGGTTCATCAGGGGCTGGTAGACGGTCTTGCGGCGCTGGAGGAACGCGGGCTGTGAGGCACATTGGTTTTCGTTTGTTACTTCGAGTTCGTTCTCGTAGAGAGTCGTTTCGACCAAATGGACAATATTGCGGCAGTCAGACGCTGGCGCGAAAGCCTGTGACGCCCCGAACCACCCGATCGATATGTGAGTCGTCCATACTCGCCCAGAGTGGCAATCGAATCAGGCGAGACGAGAAGTCCATGCTTCTGACGCAGGGGGTCGGTGTGCGACCAAATTTATAACCGGCGGGGCTCGTATCGAGTGGAAGGTAGTGGAACGGTGCTGAAATTCCCAGTGCATGGAGGTGGCTGATCAAGTCATCACGGTCCTGTTCGGTCGCAGTCAGCATGTAGAACAGATGCCCTGTATGTTCACGATCGGCAGGAACCGACATCAATTGCACGCGGTTCGCAGTAGCCCATTCAGGAAGCGCGCGAGAATATGCATCCCAAACGTAGCGCCTTCTGGATTGGATGATATCGAATTCATCAAGTTGGGAACTGAGCACCGCCGCATTGAATTCACTTGGAAGGTAGCTCGATCCAAGGTCCTGCCAGGTGTACTTGTCCACCGATCCACGCAGGAATCTGGCTCGGTCGGTGCCCTTCTCCCGGATCATCTCCGCACGCGACATCAACGCCTGGTCGCTGATCAGAATGGCTCCGCCCTCACCACAATGAATGTTCTTGGTGTCATGGAAGCTCAGAGTGCCCATCACTCCCAGTGTGCCTAACTTCCTACCTCGCCAAGTGCCTCCAAGTCCGTGCGCATTGTCTTCGACTATAGGAAGTCCGTATTGCTCGGACAGGGAGAGTAAAGTCTCCATATCGGCTGCAACACCCCCATAGTGCATGACGTAAATCGCATTGGTTCGAGAAGTGATCGCCGCGACGACCGAGTCGGGGTCGATATTTCCTGTGGAAGTATCAATGTCCACGAATACACAAGTTGCGCCGCGTAAGGCCACAGAATCTGCTGCGGAGGGAAACGTGAAGCTGGGGATAATTACTTCGTCCCCGACGCCGAGGTCAAGTAACAAGCCAGCCAATTCGAGGGCATGTGTGCATGACGTCGTCAACAGCATATGCGGCGCCCCTGTTATCAACTTGAGCTTGGCGGTAGCTGCGGCAGTGAAGGGGCCGTCTCCGTGGGCATGATCGGAGAGCAGTACTGCCTCAATGTTCGCCAATGACTCCTTCGTGCGATACGGC
The Rhodococcus qingshengii JCM 15477 genome window above contains:
- the rffA gene encoding dTDP-4-amino-4,6-dideoxygalactose transaminase; the protein is MQYETTIPFSRPYRTKESLANIEAVLLSDHAHGDGPFTAAATAKLKLITGAPHMLLTTSCTHALELAGLLLDLGVGDEVIIPSFTFPSAADSVALRGATCVFVDIDTSTGNIDPDSVVAAITSRTNAIYVMHYGGVAADMETLLSLSEQYGLPIVEDNAHGLGGTWRGRKLGTLGVMGTLSFHDTKNIHCGEGGAILISDQALMSRAEMIREKGTDRARFLRGSVDKYTWQDLGSSYLPSEFNAAVLSSQLDEFDIIQSRRRYVWDAYSRALPEWATANRVQLMSVPADREHTGHLFYMLTATEQDRDDLISHLHALGISAPFHYLPLDTSPAGYKFGRTPTPCVRSMDFSSRLIRLPLWASMDDSHIDRVVRGVTGFRASV